TTACCGATCGCTGTAATCGGAAGTTTGGGAAGCAGGATAATCTCCTTCGGGATCGCTGCGCGCTCGGCAATATGCGCGCGTGCGTGCACGATCAGATCGTCAATGCTTGCGGTGGCGCCGGGGCGGAGCTGAATGTAAGCAACCGGAACTTCGCCTGCATAGGCGTCAGGCTTTCCGACCGCTGCGACCAATGCGACAGCCGGATGCACCGCCAGGGCGTCCTCGATCATGCCGGGATCGATACCGTGGCCGCCGCGCTTGATCAGTTCCTTTGCGCGGCCTGTTACCCAGACAAATCCATCGGCATCGATGCGACCGAGATCGCCGGTGTCCAGCCAGCCACCGTCGAAGAATGGCTGTTGCTCTGCGCTTCGATTGAGATAACCGCCGAACACCATTGGTCCGCGGATTGCGAGGATGCCAATTTCATCGGTGCGGCAGTCGCGCGTTGAGTACCCGCGATCATCCGTCTGCACGGCCTTGACCTCGCAATAGGGCAGGGGAAGTCCGACAGAGCCTTGAATAGTCTTGCCGTCGCGCGGGCCGCTGGTCACGGCCAGCGTCGCTTCAGTCAATCCCCATGGCTCGACGACAGGGACGCGGGTTGTTTTGCTAAGGCGCGTCCCCAGCACCCGCGGCAAAGCCGCCGCACCGTTGATGAAAAGCCGCAGCCTTTTTGCGTGCGCGCGATCCGGCGCGTTGGCCGCGAGCTGAGCCATGATCGTCGGTGGGCCAACCACAACGCTGACGTCGAGGGTTTCGATTGTCGATGGCAGCGCCGCGACGATTCCTTCGCCGCGATAGCCGAGCGGTCCAAGGATGGCGACTTCGCTGCCGCTGACGAGCGGGAAGAGCGAGCATGCGAACAATCCGCCGACATGAAACATCGGCATGGCGCAGAGCACGCTGTCTTGTTCGGTATAGCCATAAGCGAATTGGGAAATGATGGCACCGGCGGCGAGATTTTGCGCCGTGAGCGGAACGAATTTCGGCAATCCGGTCGTGCCGCCGGTATGAAACAATGTGACGACATCGGACAAGGTCCGGCTTGGGATATCGATATCCTCCGCTTCGGCCAGGTTGATGGTGTCGATGGTGAGAAAGACAGGACCATCGTCGCCGTCATTGTCCTGCAAGGCCGTCAGCATCCCGGCAATGGCAGCCGGGATATCGCGCGGGATCAGCACGACTTTCGCATCGCATTGTTTCAGCAGCGCCCGGATCTGATTGGGTTCAAGATAAATATTGATTGGGGCAAGACGTCCGATCGCCATGGCCGCAAGCGCTGCTGCGACGGTGCCAGGGCCATTGGTCAGGAGCGATGCGATCGTATCGGTCGACGATAGACCACATTCTGAAAGCTGCGTCGCGATCCAGGCCGCGCCAGCGATTACCTGACGGCGCGAATATGTGAAGGCCTCACCGCCGATCCCGTCCGGCAAATAACGAATAGCCACAGCATCGCCATCACAGCCCGTCTGATCGCGCAACATGGCTAGGATATCGCGGCCGCCCAGACGCGTCGCGAGCGGTACGCGTGCGAACGCCACGACGTCGTCGACATCAGAAAATTTCGGACTGCTCGACATGATCCTGGCTGCTACGGTTTGACGATGACTTTGCCGAACACCGCTCGGTCTTCGATCGCGCGCACCGCATCGATGCCATCCGAAAGAGGGCTGACGCGGTCGATCGGCGGATCAAGCCGGCCTTGCGCAGCAAGGTCGAGGCAAGCCTTCTGATCTTCGGCGGTCCAGCCGGTCGAGCCGATGATGGTCATCTCCGACATAAAGAGATAGGGGATATCGGTTGTCGCCGAATAGCCACCGGTTCCGCCGCAGCACAGCAGCCGCCCGAAACGCTTCACGCAACGCATGGATGGCGTCCAGGTATCACCAGCGGTGAAATTCACGACAACATCCACGCCGCCCCCTCGCAGCAGCGAGCCGGTGGTCTCGCGGATGTATTTGTCGATCTTCGTGGTGGCGTAATTGATCGTCTCGTCGGCGCCGATCTCACGCAGCCTCGCGCATTTCTCGTCGCTGCTGGCGGCGGCGATCACCTTGCATCCGGTCAGCTTCGCCAGCAGAACGCAGGCCGTGCCCACACCACCCGATGCGCCGAGAATGAGGATCGTTTCACCGGCCTTGATCTGCCCGCGTGTGTGCAACATGCGATGCGCGGTGCCGTAAGCGCAGGGAAGCGTGGCCGCCTTTTCATCCGACACATTGTCCGGAATTCGCATCAACTGGCTGGCGCGCACGGTGCAATACTCGGCCATCGCGCCATTGCGCGTTTCACCAAGCATCTCGAAATGGCCGGTGTTCCAGTCCACATGATGGGACACTGGCAGCACGCGTTCACCGACCTGCCAGCCTTCGACGCCTTCCCCAAGCTTGTCGATCACACCGGCGCAATCTCCGCCTGTGACGCCGGGCAGTTCGATTTTGATGCCCGGCATGCCGCGCCGGGAAAACACGTCGAGAAAATTGAGGCCACAGGCTTTGACTTTGAGCCGGACCCAACCCGGCGCCGGCTCGGGTAGCGGCAGGTCTCCATACTGCAAAACCGACAGATCTCCGTGTTCTGTGAAGAAAACTGCCTTCATTCCAGCCTCAAAACGCTCGTTATTTTCTCTTGCATATCCTGCATGACATTGCAGAATGTGCAAGTCCTTTATGGATGCACCTTGAGGGAGGGCAAAATGTTGAAGCGTTTCGCATTTGTCATGGCCATGTTGCTGGCTGCGGGTTCGGCGTCTTATGCGCAGCCCAAGCGTGTTGCGATTGCAGGCTGGGGTCCGCATCCGACGCTCGATGAAGCGATTGCCGGTTTTAAGAAGGGGCTTGCCGAAGGCGGCTTTCCCGAAGGCTCTGGTGTCGTATTCGACGAGACTAATGTGAATTTCGATCCGGCCCTCATTCCGCAGATGCTAACGCGACTTTCGGGTGCTCGGCCCGATCTCATGGCGACCATTGCAACGCCGGTGTCAGTCGCTTCGCGCAATCAATTGCGTACACGCGCATTCCCGATCGTGTTTCTGCCGATCGCCGATCCCGTTCACGCCGGGCTCGTATCGACCTGGGACAAGGGCGACAAGCTCATGACCGGCTCATCGGTCGCGCTCGATTATCAAGCCGTGCTGTCATTCTTCGAAACGCTGCTGCCTGAGATGAAGCGTCTTGGCGTTCTTTATGATACGGGCGACGATAGTTCGAAGGCGGCGGTCGATGGCATCGAAGCCGTTGCTGGCAAGAACGGCATGACGATTGTCCGCGTCGGCGTCGACAATCCGAACGAGTTGGCCCAGCGCGTACAATCAGCGGTCGGGCGCGTGGATGCATTGTTCACCGTTGCGTCTGGCCGCATCCAGCAGGGCATGGCGGCGGTGTCCGCGACGGCCGACCGCGCCAAGCTTCCCGTCATTACATCGGTCCCGCAAGCCGTTCAGCAGAATTATGCGCTGGCGGCCTTTGCCGTGTCGTTCGGTCAATCGGGCGAAGCGGCTGGAAAGATCGCCGCGCGCATTCTGAAGGGCGAGGATCCGGCGAGCATTCCGCCCTATCGCGCGACCGCGGCCGAACACAAGCCAATGATCAATGGTGCCAAGTTGAAGGCGCTTGGACTGACGCTTCCGCCGGCCCTTGCAAACTGTAACTGCGTGATCGACTGAGAACCGAATGATTCTCGCATCGCAATTGCGCAAGGCCTTTAACGCTGGCACGGCGTCCGAGAAGGTCGCCATTTCTGGTGTCGATCTTCAGGTCGGATCGGGTGAGTTTGTCGCCGTCATCGGCGGCAACGGCGCCGGCAAGAGCACGCTCCTCAATCTCTTGGCGGGCGCAATCCTGCCCGACGAGGGCAGTATCGAAATTGACACTGTGGCTGTAACGCGCGTTCCGGAATACGCGCGCGCAAAAATGGTCGCGCGCGTCTTTCAGGATCCGATGATCGGGACGGCGCCATCGCTGACCGTTCAGGAAAACATGACTCTCGCCTTGATGCGCGCGGAGGGCCGGGGATTGCGACGGGCGCTGACCATGTCACGCCGCGACACATTCCGGCAGTCGCTGGCGCATCTGCGGCTTGGCCTTGAAGATCGTCTGGACGCTTTGGCCGGCGAGCTTTCCGGCGGCCAGCGTCAAGCTCTTTCGCTGGCTATGGCGACGTTATGTCCTCTCAAGCTGCTGTTGCTCGACGAGCATACGGCGGCCCTTGATCCACGAACCTCCGAACTCGTGATGGAGGCGACAGTGTCGCTGATCTCGCGGAGCGAGCTGACCACGCTGATGGTGACCCACAACATGGAACACGCATTGGCGTATGCCTCGCGCATCATCATGATGAATGCGGGACAGATCGTTGCCGATATCGGTGCGGATGAGAAGAAGGGATTGACGGTTGCTGATCTTGTCGCGCGTTTCCGTATCAAAGACGACAGAATGGTGCTGAGCGCATGATTTCGGTCTTCATCAATCTCATTCCGGTCACGCTCGTCCAGAGCTTGATCTATTCCTTCGTTGCGCTGGCGATCATGATTCCGTTCCGGACCCTATCGCTGCCCGATCTGACGATGGAGGGAAGTTTTCCGCTCGGTGGTTGCCTGGTTGCGGCGGTTTTGACTGTGGGGCTTGATCCGTGGAGTAGCACGGCTTTGGCCATTGTGGCGGGATTTCTCGCCGGCGCCGCGACGGCGCTGGTGCACCTCTACTTCAAGATCCATTCATTGCTGGCCGGCATTCTGGTGGCGACCATGATCTGGAGCGTGGACTTGCGGGTGATGGGGATGCCGAACAAGTCGGTGCGGCCCGAGCTGTCGGTATTCGACGCGATCTCGCCCGAGATCCTGCTTAACATTTGGCTGCAGATCGCAATCTTTGGAGCGCTGGTTGCTCTGATCGTGCTCGTACTGATCGCGTTCTACAAATCCGAAATTGGACTGTCGCTTCGCTGTGTCGGTGCCAATGCAAGGCTGTCTCCGGCACTCGGGATCAATGCTCGCATTTACGTGGTGCTTGGTTTTGGAATCGCTAATGCCCTGGCGGCTTTGGGTGGCGCCATTGTGGTGCAGCAGCAGGGCTATGCTGATGTCACGATGGGCTTCGGCATTCTGGTGAATGGACTTGCCGCGCTGATTATCGGCGAAGCGATCATCGGTCGCGCAACGATCGACCGTCAGATCATCGCTCCGGTCGTCGGCTCGATCATCTACTACCAGCTTGTTTCGCTCGGCCTCGCTACAGGCTTACATCCGTCCGATCTGAAATTCCTCACCGGCGCCTTCGTGCTGATCACGCTTGGTCTGCCGCTCCTAACTGGACGATCGAGATCGGTTGTCGGGGCGTAGCAAATGCCATGACGAAAAAACAGCAGACCCGCCGCATCGGATTGATCGGAGGAATGAGCTGGCGCTCGACCGCTCTTTATTACGAGCGCCTGAACAAGGCGCTCGAAACCGAACTCGGGATGCATCGCAGCTTTTGCGGAGACATCTGCAATCTCGATTATGCGGCGCTGTTGTCCATGGCCGATGCATCCGACTGGAAGGGCGTTGAAGCCATGCTTTCGGATGCGGCAACGCGGCTCGCCCGGTCAGGCTGCGAGGTCATTGCCTTGACTGCTGTCACGGCGCATCGCTGGTATCAACCGGTCTGTTCTGCCACCACGGGCACCGTGCCGCATATTCTGACGGCCGCCGCGGATCGATTGGATTTCCTTGGAATACGGAAAGCGGGTGTTCTCGGCACATCGTTGACGTGTGGTTCGGATTTCGTTGCCGATTATCTTGGGCGCGGTGAACGCAAGCTCATCTTCCTCGACAACAACGAGCAGGATGAGCTGGACCATCAGATTCAAGCCGTCCTGACGGCCAGCGATAGGATCGATGCCGGCCGCGGAACGCTGCGCCGGGCTGTGGCGTCGCTGCAATTTCATGGCGCCGAAGTTGTGGTCCTTGCCTGCACCGAACTGCCGCTTCTTCTGCCGATCGATGCACCCGGCATCACGTTGCTCGACTGTGTCGCGCTGCATATCGACGACATCTGTAATCACATATTGAGTGAATCCCATGCCTAAGCCGATCGGGGCTATCGATCATCTGCTGACCTATGTCCACGAGCTTGAGGGCGCCGCCTCGTTGTTCCGGCGGATGGGCTTCACTTTGTCCCCCGTCAGCCATATCGCGCCGATGGGAATCTCAAATCACCTCGTCCTCATGACACCGGTCGCGAACGGGTTTGCCAATTTCATCGAATTGATGGCCGTGCAGGATCAGACAAAGCTGCCTGCTCCTATGGCAAAGATTCTGTCGGGTCCACAAGCGGTCAAGTCGATGGTGCTCGGCGCAGCCGACATCAACACTGCTCATGCAGCGATTTTGAAGCAGGGCTTCGAGGCATCGCCGCCGGTGCACGTGAAGCGGGAATGGATCATCGGGCCATCTGAATCCGTGTTTCCAGAATTTGATGTCATCCTGCCGTTCCCGGCGCCTCTGCCCTTCAATTGCTGTCGCTATTTCAATGTCGACCTTTACCTCAGACCGGAATGGCTGGTGCATGCCAACACCGCAAAAGGCATTCGGGCCGTTCTCGCTGTTGCAAAAGAACCAGTTGCGTTGCTGAAGACGTTTGCTGCGATGTTTGACGAACCATTGACGGAAGACGGAGATAGAGCGCACGTGGTTTCCGGTGGCATTGAGCTTGTTGTCCTCTCGTCCGATGCAGCTTGGAAGAAATTCGGCGTCGATCGCAAGTCGGCAGGGGAAGTCGGCTATCTCGGTTACGTGATCGAAGTTGAATCGCTCGATGCGCTTCAGTCTTCGCTTTCGGCAGGCGGAATCGCGTATCGTCGCGACGGTGCATCCATTTATATCGATCCGGCCGTTGGGTTGGGCAATCTCATGATTTTCCGCGAGAAATCTGGCTTCTGAAATGGCCAAAGCAAAAAAGTTCTCCGCACGCTCGCGCGGCAAAGCCGAGGATGAAGGCGGAGTGTCCAACCTTCTGGCTGCGTCCGAAAAACTGCAGGGCATTCAGTCGGTCGAAACCGGCATTGAGGTCCTTGACGCATTGGTGGACGGCGGCGGACCATTGACGCTGGGCGAGGTAGCACGAGCGACCGGTTTGTCGCTCAGCCAGGCACGACGCTATCTTGTCAGTCTGGTGCGTTGCGGACTTGCGGTCCAGGATCAGGCAACCGGCCGATATGATCTCGGCTCGCGGTCGCTGCGGCTCGGCCTTGCGGCACTGGCGCGTGTCGAGGCCATCGATCTCGCCACATCGGCGCTGAAGGAACTGGTCGCCAAGATCCGTGAGGGCGGCACGCTGGCTGTATGGGGAGAAGAAGGCCCCACAGTGGTAGGTTGGCTTCGTGGCGGCATTGGTGTGACATCGCTCGGATTGGGAACGATCTTTCCGCTCTTGTCGTCTGCTACTGGCCATGTGTTTCTTGCTTATCTCTCCAGCGATCTGACAGAAGCGAAGCTTCAGCGTGAGCTTGGCAGCGAAAAGATGTCGGCTGATGTTCGCAAGCGCATCGAGGCGATCAAGTGTGACGTCCGAAAAGCTGGCTATGGCTGGTTGAAGGGACATTTCATCGAGAACATCCGTGGCGCCGCGGCACCCATCTTCGATTCCCAAGGCGAACTGGTGGCGGTTCTCGCGATCGCAGGGGCCGATCGAAGGGATGCACATGGGAACGACCCTTCGGTCACGACGCTGGTCGAAACCGCATCGCAGGTTTCGCGGCAACTCTGTTTTCGGCCAATGTAACCCCCCGAGCCAGCGAACGAAGCCTCACTGAGCGATATGTGGCTGGCGCCGCAATTAACGGGCGTTCCGAATTTTAGCCCATAGCTTCGTCCAGCACCGTTACCCATGGGCGTCAGAAAGCCGCAACCGGTTGATCACCGTTGACATCGCCTGTGGTTGGCCATTATCTGTTATGTTATAACATAACATTTTCTGAGAATAAGTCTCAAAGGCTGACGCGGGGGCGTACGAATAAATGAGTGTGAGGTTCAGCAACGCTGCTGTTTGGTATTCGAGCCCTCGAGACTCTCAAGCAAAGAACGGATCGTTGAGGCTGGATTCGCGGGCGGGCCATGGCGGCTCGTTACGAGCGGCGTGGCTTTCCGGCGCGGCCGCGATCCTCGCCGTGACAGGCGCCTATGGACAGGATGCGCCACCCGATACTGGTCCCGACAACACCGTGCTGCTGGAGACCATCACCGTCACATCTCCACGCCAACGGGCTGCGGTGCCGGTCAGACCTGTGGCGGGTAGTGGGTCGCCCATCTCATCCGATTCAACCCCGTCGACCGTGGCCAGCAGCAATCCCCCGTCGTTCGAGGCGCAGCAGCAGCGGTTTGAACGACGGCCGGGCGCGGAGACGGTCGTGTCCGTCACTGAGCGTGAGCCCGGCAAGCTGACCAATCTAGGTGATATCTTTCAGGAAACGCCGGGCGTCTTCATCTCGGAAAGCGGTACGTTCATCTCGATGCGTGGCAGCGATATCGCCAACGAAGGGTCGCGCAACGGTCGCGGCATCCGTGCCTATCTCGATGGCTTTCCCCTTGGTCGAACAGAAGCGGGCTTCACCAACGCGCTGATTGATCCGCTCGCGACCGACTACGTTGAAGTTTATCGCGGCGGCAACAGCCTGCGCTATGGAGCGCTCGCCACGGGCGGCGCCCTCAACTTCGTTTCCAAAACCGGCCGGTCGGCGCCAGGCACCGGCCTCACTGTGTTCGGCGGCAGCTTCGGCACGCTTCAGACACAGATCGAGAATGGCGGGGTTAGAGGACCATTCGATTGGTACCTGCAGGGCAATCTCTTCGAGAAGGATGGCTATCAGATCCACACCAGCCAGCAAGACTACCGCTTCAGCGGTAATGTCGGTTGGAATATCACGCCCAACATTGAGAGCCGTACGTTTTTTGCCGTCGGCAAGACCAACCTGGACATGGGGGATTCAGTCCCGCTTGATCAATTGGAGACACAACGACGCGGCGCCGTCGGCTGGGCGACGCAATATAACGCCCGTCTCGATTTCGAATATCAGCGGCTCGCGAACCGGACGACGATCCACGACGGCAATACGACGTATGAACTCGGCAGCTATTTCCTGAATACGGGACTGGATCATCTGCCAGTGCCGATGGCTGGTATCATCGATTATGGCTGGCGCGATATGGGCCTGTCAGGCCGGGTCGAGCACAAGACTTCGCTTGCCGGCCTTCCGACTGAACTCGTCGCTGGTCTGCGCATCGGCTACACCGAAGGCGATTTCGATCGCTTTCAGCATCTCAATCAGGGCACGGCGAAGGGCCGCCAGATCTATGACTGGGCCTTCTCATCATGGCTCGTCGAAAGCTATGCCGAAAGCGCGATCGAGATTTTGCCGCGCGTTCGCCTGTTCACTGGCTTGCAGGGTGTCTTCACCACCCGCGATCTCGATGACCAATATCGAGGCGGCGCGGTCGCAACGGTGCCGCCGATTCCCGGTAGCATCCCGCAGCCTGGGCGCGTCAATGCCCTTCTGGGTTACGAACGCGATTTTCAGGCGCTGAATCCGAAATTCGGCGTCAACTTGGAACACACCCGCAATCACTTCGTGTTTGCGAATGTGACGCGCAGCTTTGAGGTGCCGAGCGGCGCCGACTTCGCCAATATTTTCGCCGTTGACCGCGGCCTGGGGCGAATCCCGCAACTGGATGCACAGTCGGCCTGGACGTGGGAAACCGGTGTGCGTGGTGGATGGGAGCGCTTCAAATACGACATTACATTCTACCACATGCGCCTGCATAACGAGATCCTTACCCGATGCGCAACGGAAATCGGCGCCGGTTGCACGTCCTCTAATACAGTCGCCTTCAATGCCGATCATACGATTCACAACGGCTTCGAGCTTGGCGTGAAAACTCTGCCGTTCGTCAATGTGTTCAAGGACGGAGATTCGGTCTTTGCCAACGTTGTCTGGAATTATACGGACTTCCGTTTCGATGATGATCCCGTGTTCGGCAACAACCGGCTTCCGGTCATCCCTGAACATCAGCTTTACAGCGAATTGGGTTATCGCCATCCGTCCGGATTTTTTGGTTCGGTCAATCTGCGGTATCTGAGCGATCGTTCCACCACATTCGATGGGTCGGGTGGAGATGCTTTCGTCGTGCCGGGCTATACGCTGCTTGGCGCCAAGGTGGGCTGGCAGGCACCCGACAAGTCCTGGTCGGTGTTTGTCGAGGGGCGAAACCTCTCCGACGTTGTGTATGCCGCGGACTTTGCTCCGAGCCCGACTGTGCCCGTTACACAGAATCCTGGCCGGCCGCCGTTCACCTTCACCCCGACGCGTTCGCCCATGGTGAAGCCTGGTGAGGGACGCGCCGTCTATGCAGGCTTGTCCGTGCGGTTCTGACATGATCGCGTGCGATCTGCGCCGCTCTGGCCGCGAGGCCGCGTCATGTCTCGCCTCGGAGCGATCGGCTTTCCTCCCACCGGTCGTTCCGAGGCCGTGCCTTCCATTGCGGCGTGAGTTTGCTTCAACACCATCAAAGGCAAATATCTGATCATGTTACGACGCGCGCTGCTGGGCTTTGTTATCGGCTTTACTGGATTGATATCGGCTGCAGCGCAGACGTCTGTGCCTCTGCCCGGCGCACATCGCATCCGCATCATCACCGTCGATTTCGTTCTGCCAGGCAAACTCGAGAAACTCGGCCGTTTCGCCGAAGATGCTCGTCTTGGTCTCGATCGATTGTATGTCGAGACAGTAAATGGAGAGCCAGACACGTGGCTTGAAGGTGCTGACCTCATCCTCCTCGATACGCCGCGACCGACGGATCTTACAAAAGTACAGGAACGGCTTGGCTCCGCTCTTGCCAATACTCGCACGCCTTGGGTCCGCATCGGTGGCGGTCCGCCAGCCTTCGGCAATATTCCGCCGCAACACGCGCGGCGTCTCATCGCCTATTATGCCGGCGGTGGTGAAAGAAATATCCGCGCGATGTTTGATTACATCCGGGCATGGCGCAATGGCACGGATACGGCAGCGGCAATGCCACCGTCGGCGCTGCCGGCGATTGGATTCTATCATTCTGCCGCACCCAGACTATTCGATCATCTGGATGGCTATCTGCAATGGGCGCGTGATCGCTGGAAGAGCGACGGCCCACGGGTTGCCTTCGCGATCCACTCCGGTCTGATCTCCGGAATGGAAACACAGGTGATCGATGCGCTAATCGCACAAAGCGAAGCGCGGGGCTTGTTGCCGCTTGTCTTCTGGTTCGACGCCGCTGATCCCGATGCACTACAGAAATTGCTCGGTCCGGCCAAGGCCGATGTCCTCGTCATCGCGACCCACCTTCAGAACGGTCCCGCGCGCAAGGCTGAATTCCTTAAGCTGAATATCCCCGTGTTGCAGACTGTCAGCTATCGCGAGGGCGACCCGGAGGCTTGGGCAAAGGCCGATAGCGGCATGTCACCGCGTCTGGTGGCGCCGTTTCTCGCGTTGCCAGAAAGCTGGGGCGTCAGCGATCCTATGGTCATCGACGCTGTACGCAACGGTGAGCCGGTCCCGATGATGGGCCAGGTCGATGCGTTGCTTGCGAAAGTCGAGCGCCTTGCAACGCTCCGGCATAAGCCGATCGCTGACAAGCGCCTGGCACTGATGTTCTGGAACTATCCGCCGGGTGAAAAGAATATCTCTGCATCGAATCTCAATGTCCCCCGGAGTCTGGAGAAGCTCACGGCAGCGCTCGCGACCGCGGGCTATGATGTTGCGCCGACCACGGAGCTGCGACTGATCGAGGCCATGCAGGCGATGCTCGAGGCTATCTATCACCCGGAACGTTTATCGGCGCTTCTCGCGGATGGACTGGCTGACACGATATCGGTGGCACGTTATCGCGCCTGGTTCGATACATTGCCGTCCGCGCGGCGTGATGAGATCCTCGCCCGTTGGGGTGCTCCGGAAGACCAACAAGGCCTCATTGAGATCGGCGGCGAAAAGCGGTTTGTGATCCCACGTCTCGCAATCGGCAAGCTTCTGATCATGCCGCAGCCACCACGCAGCGGCAGCCCCGGCAGTGATTATCACGATGCCAAGCAGCCTCCCGGACACGCTTATCTTGCGGCCTATCTTTATCTGCGTGAGATGGCGGGTGTGGATGCACTCATCCATTTCGGTACGCATGGCACGCAGGAATGGACGCCTGGTAAGGATCGCGGGCTTTCTGCTGGAGACTATCCGTATCTTGCTGTTGGCGATCTGCCGGTTTTCTATCCTTATATCCAGGACAACATCGCTGAAGCGATCCAGGCCAAGCGGCGAGGCCGTGCCGTTACTGTGAGCCACCAGACGCCACCTTTTGCGCCGGCTGGACTTTATGACGAGTTGCGCGATCTCCATGCCAGGATTCACGAATATATCCAACTCGATGACGGAGCCGTCCGCGATCGTACGGCGGCGGACATTCGTGCACTAGTGATCCGGGCCAATCTTCATCGCGACATGAAGTGGGACGAGACGCGGATGGAGACAGATTTTCCGGCCTTTCTCTCGGCGTTACATGATCATGTGCATGAACTCGCCCGGCATGCCATGCCGCTCGGACTGCATACATTCGGGGAGGCCGCATCGCCCGAGCACCGGCTTGTCACCGTGATGCAGCAACTCGGTGAGCCATTCTATCGTCGCCTCGGGACGGAGCCGGACGAGCTCTTTGCCAGCGACTTCAAGGCACTTCAGGACAGCGCGCCTTACCGCATGTTGCACCGGCATCTTCG
The genomic region above belongs to Pseudorhodoplanes sinuspersici and contains:
- a CDS encoding AMP-binding protein translates to MSSSPKFSDVDDVVAFARVPLATRLGGRDILAMLRDQTGCDGDAVAIRYLPDGIGGEAFTYSRRQVIAGAAWIATQLSECGLSSTDTIASLLTNGPGTVAAALAAMAIGRLAPINIYLEPNQIRALLKQCDAKVVLIPRDIPAAIAGMLTALQDNDGDDGPVFLTIDTINLAEAEDIDIPSRTLSDVVTLFHTGGTTGLPKFVPLTAQNLAAGAIISQFAYGYTEQDSVLCAMPMFHVGGLFACSLFPLVSGSEVAILGPLGYRGEGIVAALPSTIETLDVSVVVGPPTIMAQLAANAPDRAHAKRLRLFINGAAALPRVLGTRLSKTTRVPVVEPWGLTEATLAVTSGPRDGKTIQGSVGLPLPYCEVKAVQTDDRGYSTRDCRTDEIGILAIRGPMVFGGYLNRSAEQQPFFDGGWLDTGDLGRIDADGFVWVTGRAKELIKRGGHGIDPGMIEDALAVHPAVALVAAVGKPDAYAGEVPVAYIQLRPGATASIDDLIVHARAHIAERAAIPKEIILLPKLPITAIGKVHKQTLKLDITKRAAEDCVVGIVGNSNIIDVTVEPHSLHGLEVTVRVPDPFVDAVRNKLSAFSFRANITSL
- a CDS encoding VOC family protein, which translates into the protein MPKPIGAIDHLLTYVHELEGAASLFRRMGFTLSPVSHIAPMGISNHLVLMTPVANGFANFIELMAVQDQTKLPAPMAKILSGPQAVKSMVLGAADINTAHAAILKQGFEASPPVHVKREWIIGPSESVFPEFDVILPFPAPLPFNCCRYFNVDLYLRPEWLVHANTAKGIRAVLAVAKEPVALLKTFAAMFDEPLTEDGDRAHVVSGGIELVVLSSDAAWKKFGVDRKSAGEVGYLGYVIEVESLDALQSSLSAGGIAYRRDGASIYIDPAVGLGNLMIFREKSGF
- a CDS encoding quinone oxidoreductase family protein, giving the protein MKAVFFTEHGDLSVLQYGDLPLPEPAPGWVRLKVKACGLNFLDVFSRRGMPGIKIELPGVTGGDCAGVIDKLGEGVEGWQVGERVLPVSHHVDWNTGHFEMLGETRNGAMAEYCTVRASQLMRIPDNVSDEKAATLPCAYGTAHRMLHTRGQIKAGETILILGASGGVGTACVLLAKLTGCKVIAAASSDEKCARLREIGADETINYATTKIDKYIRETTGSLLRGGGVDVVVNFTAGDTWTPSMRCVKRFGRLLCCGGTGGYSATTDIPYLFMSEMTIIGSTGWTAEDQKACLDLAAQGRLDPPIDRVSPLSDGIDAVRAIEDRAVFGKVIVKP
- a CDS encoding ABC transporter permease, which encodes MISVFINLIPVTLVQSLIYSFVALAIMIPFRTLSLPDLTMEGSFPLGGCLVAAVLTVGLDPWSSTALAIVAGFLAGAATALVHLYFKIHSLLAGILVATMIWSVDLRVMGMPNKSVRPELSVFDAISPEILLNIWLQIAIFGALVALIVLVLIAFYKSEIGLSLRCVGANARLSPALGINARIYVVLGFGIANALAALGGAIVVQQQGYADVTMGFGILVNGLAALIIGEAIIGRATIDRQIIAPVVGSIIYYQLVSLGLATGLHPSDLKFLTGAFVLITLGLPLLTGRSRSVVGA
- a CDS encoding ABC transporter substrate-binding protein — encoded protein: MLKRFAFVMAMLLAAGSASYAQPKRVAIAGWGPHPTLDEAIAGFKKGLAEGGFPEGSGVVFDETNVNFDPALIPQMLTRLSGARPDLMATIATPVSVASRNQLRTRAFPIVFLPIADPVHAGLVSTWDKGDKLMTGSSVALDYQAVLSFFETLLPEMKRLGVLYDTGDDSSKAAVDGIEAVAGKNGMTIVRVGVDNPNELAQRVQSAVGRVDALFTVASGRIQQGMAAVSATADRAKLPVITSVPQAVQQNYALAAFAVSFGQSGEAAGKIAARILKGEDPASIPPYRATAAEHKPMINGAKLKALGLTLPPALANCNCVID
- a CDS encoding aspartate/glutamate racemase family protein — encoded protein: MTKKQQTRRIGLIGGMSWRSTALYYERLNKALETELGMHRSFCGDICNLDYAALLSMADASDWKGVEAMLSDAATRLARSGCEVIALTAVTAHRWYQPVCSATTGTVPHILTAAADRLDFLGIRKAGVLGTSLTCGSDFVADYLGRGERKLIFLDNNEQDELDHQIQAVLTASDRIDAGRGTLRRAVASLQFHGAEVVVLACTELPLLLPIDAPGITLLDCVALHIDDICNHILSESHA
- a CDS encoding ABC transporter ATP-binding protein; this encodes MILASQLRKAFNAGTASEKVAISGVDLQVGSGEFVAVIGGNGAGKSTLLNLLAGAILPDEGSIEIDTVAVTRVPEYARAKMVARVFQDPMIGTAPSLTVQENMTLALMRAEGRGLRRALTMSRRDTFRQSLAHLRLGLEDRLDALAGELSGGQRQALSLAMATLCPLKLLLLDEHTAALDPRTSELVMEATVSLISRSELTTLMVTHNMEHALAYASRIIMMNAGQIVADIGADEKKGLTVADLVARFRIKDDRMVLSA
- a CDS encoding IclR family transcriptional regulator; translated protein: MAKAKKFSARSRGKAEDEGGVSNLLAASEKLQGIQSVETGIEVLDALVDGGGPLTLGEVARATGLSLSQARRYLVSLVRCGLAVQDQATGRYDLGSRSLRLGLAALARVEAIDLATSALKELVAKIREGGTLAVWGEEGPTVVGWLRGGIGVTSLGLGTIFPLLSSATGHVFLAYLSSDLTEAKLQRELGSEKMSADVRKRIEAIKCDVRKAGYGWLKGHFIENIRGAAAPIFDSQGELVAVLAIAGADRRDAHGNDPSVTTLVETASQVSRQLCFRPM